The DNA sequence ACGCCACCGCCGGGCTGGCGGTCGTCGAGACCGGCGCCGGGTCGGACGACGACCTGCTCCGGGCGCTCGACGACCTGCTGCCCACCGACGACCGGTGGCGGCACCGGCACGGCTCGCCCGGGCACGGCCGCGACCATGTGCTCCCGGCGTTCGTGCCGCCGTACGCGACACTGCCGGTGCTCGACGGGCGGCTCCAGCTCGGCACCTGGCAGTCGATCTGCCTCGTCGACCCGAACGGCGACAACCCGGACCGCCAGGTCCGCTTCTCCTTCCTCCCCGCCTGACCTCCCCTGCCCACCCCCGTCAGACGGGCCCTGATTCACGGAAAGCGTGGCTATCCGAGGCCGGATGGCCACGCTTTCCGTGAATCAGGCGCGCGGGAAGGGAGGAGGGGGAGGAGGGGAGGAGGAGGGGGCGGGGGCGTGGGTAGTGGAGGACGTCAATTGTTGATCCGTCACGTATGATTGGTGGCATGGCGGATCGTCCGGTGCCCCGCACGCCGTCCGAGGCCGACGACCGGCTCGGCCTGGCCGGCGACACCGTGCGCCGCATCCAGCACGTCGCCGCCGCGCTGCGGCACCACCAGGACGAGGAGATCGCCGCGCTGGGCCTGACCCCGGCCGCGGCCCGGGCGCTGCACGAGCTGGACCCGGACCACCCGTCGCCGGCCCGTCACCTGGCCGCGCAACTCGGGTGTGACCGCTCCAACGTGACCGGCCTGGCCGACAGGCTGGAGCAGGCCGGGCTGGTCGAGCGCCGGACCGACCCGACCGACCGGCGGCAGAAGGCGCTCGTCGTCACCGCGCGGGGCCGGCAGGTCCGGGAGCGGGTCCGGCAGGTGATGTCGGACTCACGACTGCTCGACGGGTTGAGCACGGCGGAGCTGGCCGCGCTGCGTGACCTGGTCTGGAAGGTCTCCGACGGCGGCTGCCCACAGGAGTGCGGCGAGGTCTGAGCAACGCCGGGTAGGAACGTGTCCGACTGGGCGAGGTGGGCATGAGTCGGTAATGCTGTCCGACGTGACCTCCCCGCACGATCTCGACGACCGGCTCCGAGCCGACCTGGCCGCGCTCGGCGCGCCGGACCAGCGGCGCGACCTGCGTGAACCGCTGCCCGACGGCGGGCCGCTCACCGGGGCGCAGGCGCTGGCCCTGTTCGACGCACAGCTCACCAGCCGGCTGGCCGATCTGGCCGGGCGCTGGCTGCGCGGCTTCGGTGAGGGGTACTACACGATCGGCTCGGCCGGCCACGAGGGCAACGCCGCGGTGGCCGCCGCGTTGCGGCCGACCGACCCGGCGCTGCTGCACTACCGGTCCGGCGCGTTCTACTGCCTGCGCGCCGCCCAGGCGGCCGGCGAGTTCCCACCCGACGCACCACCCGCTGTCGCCAGCGGAGAGCAGTGTGCCGATACGCCGGACACGGAGGGATCCTGGTACGACGGTGCCCCCACCGGGGTCGGTTCCGGCCAGGACTCCGCTGCCGGGGACCCCGGGAGCGGTGGGGACGGACCGGTCGGGCCGGCGGACGCCGGTGACGCCGACGCGGCGCTGCTGCCGGACGGAGCCGGGGTGACGGTGGACGCGGACGGCGACGCGACGGTCGGCGTACCCGGTCTGCCGTCGCCGTCGTTCGACGACGCGTTCGCGGGCGCGGCGCGTGACGTGCTGCGCGGCATGGTCGCCTCCGCCGAGGAGCCGATCGCCGGTGGCCGGCACAAGGTCTTCGGCCGGGCCGACCTGGCGGTCGTGCCGACCACCTCGACGATCGCCTCGCACCTGCCCCGGGCGGTCGGCCTGGCGTTGGCCCTGGAGCGGCTGCGTCGGGGCGGACGGCGCGTCGACGGCGACCCGGAGGTGGCGTCCTGGCCGCCGGACGCGGTGGTGGTCTGCTCCTTCGGCGACGCCTCGGTCAACCACGCCACGGCCACCGCCGCGTTCAACACCGCCGGCTGGTACGACCACACCGGCCTGCGGATCCCGGTGCTGTTCGTCTGCGAGGACAACGGGCTCGGCATCAGCGTGCGCTCGCCCGAGGGGTGGGTGGCCGCCACGCTCAGGTCCCGACCCGGCATCCGCTACTTCGCCGCCGACGGCACGGACGCGGTGGAGAGCTACCGGGTGGCGGCCGAGGCGACCGCCTGGGTACGCCGGCACCGCCGGCCCGCCGTGCTGCACCTGCGCACGGTCCGGCTGATGGGGCACGCCGGCGCGGACGCGGAGACCGCGTACCGGAGCCCGGCGGAGATCGCCGCGGACGTGGCGCGGGATCCGCTGCTGCTCACCGCGCGGCGGCTGGTGGCGGGCGGCTACGCGAGCGGCGAGGAGCTGCTCGCCCGGTACGACGAGCGGGGCTGGCAGTTGCGGCGGATCGCCGAGGAGGTGCTGGACGAGCCGAAGCTGGCCACCCCGGTCGAGGTGGTGGCGGAGCTGGCCCCGCGCCGGCCGGTGCGGGTGTCCCGGGCGGTCGCCGAGGCGGCGGCACACGCGGCCGGTCCGGGCGCCGGGGCCCGGGCGGAGGCGTTCGGCGGGAAGCCGCCGGAGCTGACCGGGCCGCTGACGCTGGCGCAGAGCATCAACGCGGCGCTGGCCGACGGCATGCTCGACCACCCGCAGATGGCCGTCTTTGGTGAGGACGTGGCCGCCAAGGGCGGGGTGTACGGGGTGACGAAGGGGCTGCGGGACCGGTTCGGCGTGGCCCGGGTGTTCGACACGCTGCTCGACGAGACCTCGATCCTCGGGCTCGGGCTCGGCGCCGGCCTGGCCGGCATGCTGCCGGTGCCGGAGATCCAGTACCTGGCGTACCTGCACAACGCCGAGGACCAGCTCCGCGGCGAGGCCGCCACCATGCGGTTCTTCTCCCGGGGTGCGTTCCGTAACCCGATGGTGGTGCGGGTGGCCGGCCTGGCGTACCAGGAGGGCTTCGGCGGGCACTTCCACAACGACAACTCGGTGGCGGTGCTGCGGGACGTGCCGGGGCTGGTGATCGCCGTGCCGTCCCGGCCGGACGACGCCGCCGCGATGCTGCGTACCTGCCTGGCGGCGGCCCGGGTGGACGGCGCCGTCTGCGTCTTCCTGGAGCCGATCGCGCTCTACCACGCCCGTGACCTCCACACCGAGGGCGACGGCGGGTGGCTGGCCGAGTACGCCGAGCCGGGCGCCTGGGTGGACCGGCACGTGCCGGTCGGCCGCGCCCGCGTGTACGGGGTCGGCTCTGCCGACGACCTCACCATCATCACCTTCGGTAACGGGGTGCGGATGTCGCTGCGGGCCGCGGCCACGCTGGCCGACGAGGGTGTCGGCAGCCGCGTGGTGGACCTGCGCTGGCTCGCCCCGCTGCCGGTGGCCGACATCATCCGGGAGGCGTCGGCGACCGGCCGGGTGCTGGTGGTGGACGAGACGCGGCGCTCCGGCGGGGTGGGCGAGGGGGTGGTGGCCGCGCTTGTCGACACCGGTTACGTCGGCGCGGCGCGTCGGGTGGCCGCGCTTGACTCGTTTGTACCATTAGGTCCGGCTGCTCGTCAGGTTCTGGTGTCCGAGGAAGCCATTACCCAGGGTGCCCGTACGCTGCTGGCACGGTAAATTCCGTTCCACCCGGTGCGCCACTTGCGCAGCGAGCCGCAACTGTGTGGACTGGGCCCGGTGGTGTCGCACGACGCCGCCGGCAGGATGAGACGAGGAGGCACGCGACAGTGAGCGCGACCGCTGGTCAGGCCGCCGACGGGGTACGCAGCCTGGCGGACCGGTTCGGGATCGAACCGGGCATGGTCGTCATGGAGATGGGCTACGACGACGACGTCGACTCCGATCTCCGGGACGCCCTGACCGACCGCTGTGGAGAACTGGTCGACGAGGACACCGACGAGGTGGTCGACGTGGTTCTGGTCTGGCACCGGGACGGTGACGGTGACCTCTTCGAGCTCCTCGTCGACGCCCTCGGTCCGCTGGCGGACAACGGCGTGGTGTGGCTCCTGACGCCCAAGGCCGGCCGGGACGGCCACGTCGAGCCGAGCGAGGTCGCGGAGAGCGCCCAGACCGCCGGCCTCCAGCAGACCTCCACCATCAACGCGGGCCGCGACTGGAGCGGCGCACGCCTCGTGCTGCGGCGCGGGTCCAAGAGCAAGAAGTAGGAGCAAACATGCCCGTCAAGGTTGGCGCCGAGGCGCCGGACTTCCTGCTCAAGGACCAGAACAACCAGGAGGTCCGACTCTCCGACCTCCGCGGTCGCAAGACCGTGCTGCTGGTCTTCTACCCGCTCGCCTTCACCGGCATCTGCCAGGGTGAGCTGTGCGAGGTCAGGGACAACCTCAACGAGTACGTGAACGACGACGTCCAGGTGCTGACCGTCAGCGTCGACTCGGTCTACGCCCACAAGATCTGGGCCGACCGGGAGGGCTACCAGTTCCCGCTGCTGGCCGACTTCTGGCCGCACGGCGCGGTGGCCCAGGCGTACGGCGTCTTCAACGACGTCGCCGGCATCGCCAACCGGGGCACGTTCGTCATCGACAAGGCCGGCGTGGTCCGCTTCGCCGAGATGAACATGCCCGGCGAGGCGCGCGACCAGCAGGGTTGGCGCAAGGCGCTGGCCGAGGCCGTCGCCGCCTGATCCACCCCCGAGCACGTCGTTCGACCGGGCCGGAGGCGGCAGGTAAGCTTGCCGCTCCGGCCCGCCGTACGGGCGTTCCGGGCGCGTAGCTCAGTGGGAGAGCACCCGCCTTACAAGCGGGGGGTCGCAGGTTCGAAACCTGCCGCGCCCACCACCTTCCGGACCAGCCCCACCACGCCGCCGTGCACCAGGGGAAGGCCGCCCAGTTCGCCTACCGCAACCCAGGCGATGTCGTCATGCTCGTCGGGCGCACGGTTGGTCGGCGCGCCGACCCAGGCTCCGACGTGCCAGACGGCCACGTGAACGGCGTCCTCGCCGCTGCCGAGGTGCAGGTCGCCCAGGCGTGACGAGGACTCCGCCACGATGTGGACACCGATCTCCTCGTGCAGCTCCCGCGCGAGCGCCTGTCGCTCCGACTCACCCGCCTCGACATGCCCGCCGGGGAGATCCCAGAGATCCGGGTAGGCCCGGCGGGTCGGACTGCGGTGCACCAGCAGGACCGCGCCGTTCTCCACGAGCGCCCCGATGACGACGACATGCATGACCGGGATTGGAACACGGGGGTGGGACAACGTGGTGCCCACGTCGGGCTCGACCGACGTTGGCGCGCGGGAGCGGGGAAAGCATTACCTGAGCACGATATGACTCCTCGTCATATTTATGACTCACAGGTATGAGACCGACAGGCAGATGCTCCTTGCCGGACATGACGCGGAGTAACCGCATGCCATCCTCGTCAGGGCGTGAGCCTCCTACCGGCGGCGGCGGGCGTCGGCCTCGGCGTCGAGCAGGTCGTTCAGCGCCAGCGCCGAGTTGATCAGGGAGAGGTGGCTGAACGCCTGCGGGTAGTTGCCGATCTGCTCACCGGTCGCGGCGATCTCCTCGGCGTAGAGGCCGAGGTGGTTGCTGAACGTGAACATCTTCTCGAACGTGAGCCGGGCGTCGTCCAGCCGGCCGGTGCGGGCCAGCGCCTCGACGTACCAGAACGTGCACATGTTGAACGTGCCCTCGTGGCCGGGGAGGCCGTCGGGGGAGTGCACCGGGTCGTACCGGTGGACCAGGCTGTCGGAGACCAGGTCCCGCTCGATCGACGCCAGGGTGGACCTCCACAGCGGGTCGCTCGCCGTGATGAAGCCGACCGCCGGCATGGCCAGCAGCGCGGCGTCCAGCACGTTCTCGTCGTACGCCTGCACGAAGCTGCCGCGTTCCCGGTGGTACCCGCGGGCCATGACCTGGTTGTAGATCCGGTTGCGCTGCTCCGTCCAGCAGGACATGTCCCCGGGGCGGCCGGTGCGGGTGGCCAGCCGGATGGCCCGGTCCAGCGCCACCCACGACATCACCCGCCCGAACGTGTAGTTGCGGGGGTGGTGGCGGCTCTCCCAGATGCCGGCGTCGCGCTGGTCCCAGTTGTGGCAGAGCCAGTCGACGAGCCGGACGGTGCTCTTCCACACCTGGTGCGAGACCCGGATGCCCTGCTCGTCGGCGAGGTGCATGGCGTAGAGCGCCTCGCCGTGGATGTCGAGCTGGAGTTGGTCCGCGGCGCCGTTGCCGATCCGCACCGGGGAGGAACCGCGGTAGCCCTCCAGGTGGTCGAGGATCTCCTCGTGCAGGTCGGAGGAGCCGTCCACCCGGTACATGATCTTCAGTGGGTCCTGGTGGTCGCCGGCCTCGCGGATCCGCTCGTCCAGCCAGTCCATGTAGCGGCTGACCTCCTCGGTGAACCCGAGGCCGAGCAGCGCGTGCACGGAGAACGACGTGTCGCGTACCCAGGTGTAGCGGTAGTCCCAGTTGCGGGTGCCGCCGACCAGCTCGGGCAGCGCGGCGGTGGGCGCGGCGATCATCGCGCCGGTCGGCGCGTACGTCATCAGCTTCAGCGTGATGGCGGAGCGTTCGACCATCTCGCGCCAGCGGCCGGTGTAGCGGGACCGCTCGACCCAGCGCCGCCAGTAGTCGCGGGTCCACTCGAACATGCCCTGGACCTCTTCCGGCGGGATGATCCGGGGCTCGGTTCCCTCCGTCTCCAGGACCACCCCGCCGGTGTCGCCCTCGTGCAGCGTGCCGTGGGCGATCAGGTCGCCGTCCTCCAGCCGGACGTCGCCGCTCTGGGCGAGGAGCTGCCGCACCGGGTCGACCGGGTTGAAGGTGAGCGTCGCCGACCGGCTGCGGAAGACGTACCCGTTCTGGTGCCGTTCGAGTTCGTGCCGCTCGCGCGCGTAGTCGAACCGGGGGCGGCACTCCACCCGGAAACGCATGCTGCCCCGGACCATGTTGACCATGCGGACCAGGCGGTGCGAGTCGGTGGCCCGTTCGCCGGTGACCGGCATGAAGTCCATCACCTCGGCGACGCCGTCCGCACTGATGAACCGCGTGATCAGGATCGGGGTGCCGGGCAGGTAGAGCTGCTTGGTGACGTACCGGACGTCGTGCGGGGCGATCTGGAAGTAGCCGCCCTTCTGCCGGTCCAGCAGCGCGGCGAAGATGCTCGGCGAGTCGAAGCGCGGCGCGCAGAACCAGTCGATCGTCCCGTCGCAGGTCACCAGCGCGGCGGTCTGCAGGTCGCCGATGAGCCCGTGATCCTCGATCGCCGGATAGCTCTCCACGTCGCCCCCCGGTGTCGACTGCCTCCTGCGCATCCAACCTAGGGGAAGAATTGTCGGGTTAGGTGGGATTCGTCATCTGCAAGCGAGGTTGCCACCGTGGCAAGCTGGCGGGATGGACGACGACCTGGGCCGCGCCCTCGACGCGGTCGGCCCCCGCCTGCGCGCGTTGCGCCGCGAGCGGGAGACCACGCTCGCCGACCTCTCCGCCGCCACCGGCATCTCGGTGAGCACGCTGTCCCGGCTGGAGTCCGGCGGCCGGCGGCCCACGCTGGAGCTGCTGCTCCCGCTGGCCCGGGCGCACGGCGTCGCCCTGGACGAGCTGGTCGGCGCGCCGCCCACCGGCGACCCCCGCGTGCACCTGCGGCCGGTGTCCGCGCACGGGATGACCATGCTGCCGCTCACCCGGCGGCCCGGCGGCATCCAGGCGTACAAGCTCGTCATCCCGGCCGGCGGCCGGTCCGAGCCCGAACCGAAGACCCACGAGGGGTACGAGTGGGTCTACGTGCTCAACGGGCGGCTGCGCCTGGTGCTCGGCGAGCACGACCTGGTGCTCGAACCCGGCGAGGCGGCCGAGTTCGACACCCGGGTGCCGCACTGGTTCGGGCGAGCCGACGCCGGGGGCGTGGAGTTCCTCAGTCTCTTCGGCAGCCAGGGCGAGCGGGCCCACCTGCGCGCCCGCCCCCGCAGCGGGGAGTGATCCCGCCCACGCGCCCCGCTCCGCGCCGGCTCACCAGGGGTTACCCGCCGGTTAGGGTGGCTCCGCCGTCCCGACGTTCTCCGGGCCAACCGCACCGGGACGGTCGCACCCACGCCCGTCCGGCGCGACCGGCGGGCCAACCCGGAACGGAGTACGCCACGCCATGAGCGTGACCACGCAGGATCCCGCTGCCCCGGTGGAGCCGGCGGAACCCACCCCACCCGGCCGCCTCGACCGGTACTTCGAGATCACCCGTCGCGGCTCGACGGTGCGCCGCGAGGTGCTCGCCGGGCTCGCCACGTTCGCCACGATGGCGTACATCGTGGTGCTGAACCCGCTGATCATCGGCACCGCCCCGGACGCCGACGGCAACCTGCTCGGCATCGCGCCGGTCGCCGGCGTGACCGCGCTGGTCGCCGCCGTCATGACGATCATGATGGGCGTCGTCGGCCGGGTGCCGTTCGCGGTCGCCACCGGCCTCGGGCTGAACGCGTTCGTCGCGTACGCGGTGGCCTCGCAGATGACCTGGGCCGAGGCCATGGGCCTGGTGGTCGTCGAGGGGCTGATCATCACCGTGCTGGTGCTGACCGGGTTCCGCAGGGCCGTCTTCCGGGCCATCCCGGCCGAGCTGAAGGCCGCCATCGCCGCCGGCATCGGCCTGTTCATCGCCATGATCGGATTCGTCGACGGCGGACTGGTCCGGCGGGTGCCGGACGCGGCCGGCACCACGGTCCCGGTGCAGCTCGGCGGCGACGGCACACTGCGCGGCTGGACCACCGTGGTGTTCGTGATCGGCCTGCTGGTCACCGGCGTCCTGGTGGCCCGCAAGGTCAAGGCCGGCGTGCTGATCGGCATCGTGGTCACCACGGTGGTCGCGGTCGTCGTGAACGCGCTCGCCAAGCCGGGGCCGGCGTTCGTCGACGGCAAGCCGAACCCGCAGGGGTGGCGGCTCAACGTGCCCACGCTGCCGGACCCGCTGATCCAGAAGCCCGACCTGCACCTGGTCGGCAACGTGTCGTTCGGCGCGTTCGCCCACGTGGGCGTGATGACCGCGCTGCTGCTGGTGTTCACGCTGGTGCTGGCCGACTTCTTCGACGTCATGGGCACCACGGTCGGGCTGGCCAGGCAGGCGGACCTGGCCACCTCCGACGGCACCGACATGCCCCGTCTCGGCAAGGTGCTCTTCGTCGACGGCGTCGCCGCGGTCGCCGGCGGCGCGGGCAGCGCGTCGTCCGCCACCACGTACGTAGAGTCCTCCGCGGGCATCGCGGACGGCGGGCGGACCGGCCTGACCAGCGTGGTCACCGGCGTGCTCTTCCTCGGCGCGCTGCTGCTCACCCCGCTGGTGTCACTGGTGCCCAGCGAGGCCGCCGGCCCGGCGCTGGTGGTGGTCGGCGCGCTGATGATCCGTCAGGTCAAGGACATCGACTTCACCGACCTCGGGGTCGCCGTGCCGGCGTTCCTGACCATGACGCTGATGCCGTTCACCTACTCGATCACCAACGGCATCGGCGCCGGCTTCGTGAGCTGGGTGGCGATCCGGGTGGCACAGGGCCGGGCCCGGCAGATCCACCCCCTGCTCTGGGCGGTCGCGGTGGCCTTCGTGGTCTACTTCGGCATCAACCTGGTCAAGGCCGTCACCGGCGTCAGCTGAGCCCGCGATGATCAGCGGGTGAGCTATGCGGACGTGCGAGGGCTGCGGATCTGGTACGAGGTGCACGGCGCCGGCAAGCCGCTGGTCCTGCTGCACGGCGGATACGGGTCGGCCGAGACGTTCGCCCCGGTCCGCTCCGCGCTGGCGGCGCGACGGCGACTGATCGCGGTCGACCTGCGCGGCCACGGTCGCACCGCCGGCGCGGACCGACCGCTGCGGTACGAGTCGATGGCCGACGACGTGGCCGCGCTGCTGCGTCACCTCGACCTGCCCGAGGTCGACCTGCTCGGCTACTCGCTCGGCGGCGGCGTGGCCCTGCGTACCGCGATCCAGCACCCCGCGCTGGTCCGCCGCCTGGTCCTGGTCTCCACGCCGTTCCGGCGGCGGGGCTGGTACCCGCGGGTGCTGGCCGCGATGTCCACGCACGACGAGCGCGCCGCCGAGCGGATGCGCGGCACCCCGCCGTACGAGCGGTACGCGCGGCTCGCGCCCCGGCCGCAGGACTGGCCGGCGCTCTGGGCCCGCAGCGGTGACCTGCTGCGCCGCGACTACGACTGGTCGGCCGAGGTGGCCGCGCTGCCGATGCCGGTGCTGCTGGTCTTCGCGGACGCCGACGCGATCCCGATGGGTCACGTGGCCGAGTTCTTCGGCCTGCTCGGCGGCGGCCACCGGGACGCGGGCGACGACGGATCGGACCGCCCCGCGTCCCGGCTGGCCGTGCTGCCCGGCCTGACCCACGACGAGGTGGTGGCGTCGCCCGCGCTGCCGGCGGCGGTGCTGCCGTTCCTCACCCACCCCGCACGTGCCCCCGGCTGAGCGAGCCGCGTCGCCGGCGTCGTGGACCCGCACCACGACGCCGTCCGGCCGACTGACGGCGCGGTCTATCCTCGGAGGACAGGCCGTGTGTCAGCTGACGGGGTGGTCGATGCTGAAGGATCTGGCTGCGGATCGGCATGCGCAGGGGGACACCCGTCGGCGTAACCTCGGCGCGCTGCTCCGCCGCGTCCACCTGGACGGCGCGGTCTCCCGCGTCGAGCTGGCCGACTGGCTGGGCGTCAACCGCAGCACGGTCATGGCGCTCACGGCGGAACTCGTGGCGGCCGGCCTGGTCCGGGAGGTGCCCGCCCCGACGAGCGGGCGGGCGGGTCGTCCGTCCTTCGTGGTCCGACCGGAGTCGGCGGCCGTTCACGTCCTCGCCTTCGACATCGCGGTGGACCGGCTCGTGGCCGCCCGCGTCGACCTGGGCGGGACGGTCTCGGCCCGGCTCGAGGCGACCCGGCCCCGGGCCGGGGCCGACCTCGACGCGGTGGTGTCGGTGCTCGCCGACTTCGGGCGGGCGCTGCACCACGACGCGTCGCCCACGTCGGTCTGCGTGGGCATCGGCGCGTCCTACTGCGGGATGATCCGGCCCGAGGACGGGATGGTGCGGTTCGGGCCGGACATGGGTTGGGTGGACCAGGCGTTCGGCGCCGAACTGGCCCGCCGGTTGGATCTCGGCCTGCCGGTGCTGGTCGGCAACGAGGCCCACCTGGGCGCGATGGCCGAGCACCAACGCGGTGCCGGCGTCGGCGTGCAGAACCTCATCTACCTGCACGGTGACGTCGGCGTGGGCGGCGGGATCATCGTCGGCGGGGACCTGCTCGGCGGCGACGGCGGGTACGGTTCCGAGGTCGGGCACATGCTGGTCAACCCGTACCAGGGGCGGCCCTGCGGCTGCGGCTCGCGCGGTTGCCTGGAGGCCGAGGTCGGTGAGCGGGCGCTGCTCGACGAGGCCGGCCGCCCGGCCGACCACCAGGGGCGCGAGGCGGTGCGCGCCGTGGTCGCCGCCGCCGAGCAGGGGGATGCCGCCGCGCGCGAGGCCCTGCGGCGCATCGGTGACTGGCTGGGCATCGGAGTGGCGAACCTGATCAACCTGTTCAATCCCGGCGTGGTGATCTTCGGCGGGACGCTCCGCGAGGTGTTTCCGGGCGCCGCTCCCCAGGTCCGCAGCCGGATGGCCGCCAACGTGCTCCCCGTCTCGCGGGACAAGGCCCACCTGCGCGTCTCCGCGCTGGGCTACGACGCCACCCTGATCGGCGCCGCCGAACTGGCCTTCACCCCCCTGCTGACCAACCCCCTGACCCCCCACCCGGCCCACTAGCGCCAGGTGGGCCCGGCCCGAAGGGTCATCTCGGGCTGTCGCGGGGCGGCAACTCCACGATCGACGAGAGGGCCCGACCCGGTTGGGCGTGCAGAGCCCGCCACGCCCCGACGAGCGCCTCCGGAGGGGGACGCCCGTCATCGGGGGCCAACTGCCGCAGCAGGTCGAAGACCTGGTCGACGTCGTCGTCGGGCGTCGCCGGACGGATCGTCAGCTCACCGGTCACAGTGGCCGAGCCGAGCCGTCGCCGCCGGCCGTTCGACCGACCTCCGGCGGTACGGGCCCGGAGGGTCCGACTCACCCGCCCAGCCGGCGGGCCAGCCAGGGCAGCAGCGCGTCGGCCTGGAGCCGCTGGAACGCCCGCACGGTGGGGATGCCGGGCGGCGGTGGCTGACGGGCGGCGTCGAGGAAGAAGCCGGTGAAGCCGGCCAGCACCCCGGTCAGGTCGGCCGGGTCGACGTGCGCGGTGAGTGGCCGGGTGGCCAGCAG is a window from the Micromonospora sp. DSM 45708 genome containing:
- a CDS encoding YjbQ family protein; translation: MRSEVISVRTGSRPAVRDITAEAERFVAGAGDGLLHVFVPHATAGLAVVETGAGSDDDLLRALDDLLPTDDRWRHRHGSPGHGRDHVLPAFVPPYATLPVLDGRLQLGTWQSICLVDPNGDNPDRQVRFSFLPA
- a CDS encoding MarR family winged helix-turn-helix transcriptional regulator, which produces MADRPVPRTPSEADDRLGLAGDTVRRIQHVAAALRHHQDEEIAALGLTPAAARALHELDPDHPSPARHLAAQLGCDRSNVTGLADRLEQAGLVERRTDPTDRRQKALVVTARGRQVRERVRQVMSDSRLLDGLSTAELAALRDLVWKVSDGGCPQECGEV
- a CDS encoding thiamine pyrophosphate-dependent enzyme; the protein is MLSDVTSPHDLDDRLRADLAALGAPDQRRDLREPLPDGGPLTGAQALALFDAQLTSRLADLAGRWLRGFGEGYYTIGSAGHEGNAAVAAALRPTDPALLHYRSGAFYCLRAAQAAGEFPPDAPPAVASGEQCADTPDTEGSWYDGAPTGVGSGQDSAAGDPGSGGDGPVGPADAGDADAALLPDGAGVTVDADGDATVGVPGLPSPSFDDAFAGAARDVLRGMVASAEEPIAGGRHKVFGRADLAVVPTTSTIASHLPRAVGLALALERLRRGGRRVDGDPEVASWPPDAVVVCSFGDASVNHATATAAFNTAGWYDHTGLRIPVLFVCEDNGLGISVRSPEGWVAATLRSRPGIRYFAADGTDAVESYRVAAEATAWVRRHRRPAVLHLRTVRLMGHAGADAETAYRSPAEIAADVARDPLLLTARRLVAGGYASGEELLARYDERGWQLRRIAEEVLDEPKLATPVEVVAELAPRRPVRVSRAVAEAAAHAAGPGAGARAEAFGGKPPELTGPLTLAQSINAALADGMLDHPQMAVFGEDVAAKGGVYGVTKGLRDRFGVARVFDTLLDETSILGLGLGAGLAGMLPVPEIQYLAYLHNAEDQLRGEAATMRFFSRGAFRNPMVVRVAGLAYQEGFGGHFHNDNSVAVLRDVPGLVIAVPSRPDDAAAMLRTCLAAARVDGAVCVFLEPIALYHARDLHTEGDGGWLAEYAEPGAWVDRHVPVGRARVYGVGSADDLTIITFGNGVRMSLRAAATLADEGVGSRVVDLRWLAPLPVADIIREASATGRVLVVDETRRSGGVGEGVVAALVDTGYVGAARRVAALDSFVPLGPAARQVLVSEEAITQGARTLLAR
- a CDS encoding DUF3052 domain-containing protein; amino-acid sequence: MSATAGQAADGVRSLADRFGIEPGMVVMEMGYDDDVDSDLRDALTDRCGELVDEDTDEVVDVVLVWHRDGDGDLFELLVDALGPLADNGVVWLLTPKAGRDGHVEPSEVAESAQTAGLQQTSTINAGRDWSGARLVLRRGSKSKK
- a CDS encoding peroxiredoxin; amino-acid sequence: MPVKVGAEAPDFLLKDQNNQEVRLSDLRGRKTVLLVFYPLAFTGICQGELCEVRDNLNEYVNDDVQVLTVSVDSVYAHKIWADREGYQFPLLADFWPHGAVAQAYGVFNDVAGIANRGTFVIDKAGVVRFAEMNMPGEARDQQGWRKALAEAVAA
- a CDS encoding NUDIX domain-containing protein, whose amino-acid sequence is MHVVVIGALVENGAVLLVHRSPTRRAYPDLWDLPGGHVEAGESERQALARELHEEIGVHIVAESSSRLGDLHLGSGEDAVHVAVWHVGAWVGAPTNRAPDEHDDIAWVAVGELGGLPLVHGGVVGLVRKVVGAAGFEPATPRL
- a CDS encoding glycoside hydrolase family 15 protein translates to MESYPAIEDHGLIGDLQTAALVTCDGTIDWFCAPRFDSPSIFAALLDRQKGGYFQIAPHDVRYVTKQLYLPGTPILITRFISADGVAEVMDFMPVTGERATDSHRLVRMVNMVRGSMRFRVECRPRFDYARERHELERHQNGYVFRSRSATLTFNPVDPVRQLLAQSGDVRLEDGDLIAHGTLHEGDTGGVVLETEGTEPRIIPPEEVQGMFEWTRDYWRRWVERSRYTGRWREMVERSAITLKLMTYAPTGAMIAAPTAALPELVGGTRNWDYRYTWVRDTSFSVHALLGLGFTEEVSRYMDWLDERIREAGDHQDPLKIMYRVDGSSDLHEEILDHLEGYRGSSPVRIGNGAADQLQLDIHGEALYAMHLADEQGIRVSHQVWKSTVRLVDWLCHNWDQRDAGIWESRHHPRNYTFGRVMSWVALDRAIRLATRTGRPGDMSCWTEQRNRIYNQVMARGYHRERGSFVQAYDENVLDAALLAMPAVGFITASDPLWRSTLASIERDLVSDSLVHRYDPVHSPDGLPGHEGTFNMCTFWYVEALARTGRLDDARLTFEKMFTFSNHLGLYAEEIAATGEQIGNYPQAFSHLSLINSALALNDLLDAEADARRRR
- a CDS encoding helix-turn-helix domain-containing protein, translated to MDDDLGRALDAVGPRLRALRRERETTLADLSAATGISVSTLSRLESGGRRPTLELLLPLARAHGVALDELVGAPPTGDPRVHLRPVSAHGMTMLPLTRRPGGIQAYKLVIPAGGRSEPEPKTHEGYEWVYVLNGRLRLVLGEHDLVLEPGEAAEFDTRVPHWFGRADAGGVEFLSLFGSQGERAHLRARPRSGE
- a CDS encoding NCS2 family permease; amino-acid sequence: MSVTTQDPAAPVEPAEPTPPGRLDRYFEITRRGSTVRREVLAGLATFATMAYIVVLNPLIIGTAPDADGNLLGIAPVAGVTALVAAVMTIMMGVVGRVPFAVATGLGLNAFVAYAVASQMTWAEAMGLVVVEGLIITVLVLTGFRRAVFRAIPAELKAAIAAGIGLFIAMIGFVDGGLVRRVPDAAGTTVPVQLGGDGTLRGWTTVVFVIGLLVTGVLVARKVKAGVLIGIVVTTVVAVVVNALAKPGPAFVDGKPNPQGWRLNVPTLPDPLIQKPDLHLVGNVSFGAFAHVGVMTALLLVFTLVLADFFDVMGTTVGLARQADLATSDGTDMPRLGKVLFVDGVAAVAGGAGSASSATTYVESSAGIADGGRTGLTSVVTGVLFLGALLLTPLVSLVPSEAAGPALVVVGALMIRQVKDIDFTDLGVAVPAFLTMTLMPFTYSITNGIGAGFVSWVAIRVAQGRARQIHPLLWAVAVAFVVYFGINLVKAVTGVS
- a CDS encoding alpha/beta fold hydrolase is translated as MSYADVRGLRIWYEVHGAGKPLVLLHGGYGSAETFAPVRSALAARRRLIAVDLRGHGRTAGADRPLRYESMADDVAALLRHLDLPEVDLLGYSLGGGVALRTAIQHPALVRRLVLVSTPFRRRGWYPRVLAAMSTHDERAAERMRGTPPYERYARLAPRPQDWPALWARSGDLLRRDYDWSAEVAALPMPVLLVFADADAIPMGHVAEFFGLLGGGHRDAGDDGSDRPASRLAVLPGLTHDEVVASPALPAAVLPFLTHPARAPG